A window from Mangifera indica cultivar Alphonso chromosome 2, CATAS_Mindica_2.1, whole genome shotgun sequence encodes these proteins:
- the LOC123196473 gene encoding chaperone protein dnaJ 16-like isoform X1 produces MPSYLFLLHFDQDGSSGLSLALQEDNTKTEKVTAAGMYFLGFLVHQLDQTANLPAAAKDPDAASFKKLDILQPCEITELKAGTHTFAVYGQFFSFCSVHVLYFSILIWVNFFVSVTFLLGDNFFFLKSASCTIEFLCAAPFKEEKENLRAVEAHSDGKIFELCLIASLLKIIHMLLQDKNHE; encoded by the exons ATGCCTTCCTATTTATTT TTATTGCATTTTGATCAAGATGGGAGTAGTGGATTGAGCCTTGCACTGCAG GAGGACAACACAAAAACTGAGAAGGTGACAGCTGCTGGCATGTATTTTCTTGGTTTCCTGGTTCACCAGTTAGATCAAACAGCCAACTTG CCAGCTGCTGCAAAGGATCCGGATGCTGCCAGCTTTAAAAAACTGGATATCCTTCAGCCATGTGAAATAACTGAACTGAAGGCAGGCACACATACATTTGCTGTTTATGGTCAGTTCTTCAGTTTCTGTTCAGTGCATGTGTTGTATTTTTCAATACTCATTTGGGTGaacttttttgtttctgttaCATTTCTTctaggtgataattttttttttttaaaaagtgctAGCTGCACTATAGAATTTCTTTGTGCTGCACCTTTTAAAGAAGAGAAGGAGAATCTTAGAGCTGTGGAGGCTCATTCTGACGGAAAGATATTTGAGTTGTGCTTAATTGCTAGTCTGTTGAAAATCATTCACATGCTCCTTCAAGATAAAAATCATGAGTAA
- the LOC123196473 gene encoding chaperone protein dnaJ 16-like isoform X2, with protein sequence MPSYLFLLHFDQDGSSGLSLALQEDNTKTEKVTAAGMYFLGFLVHQLDQTANLPAAAKDPDAASFKKLDILQPCEITELKAGTHTFAVYGDNFFFLKSASCTIEFLCAAPFKEEKENLRAVEAHSDGKIFELCLIASLLKIIHMLLQDKNHE encoded by the exons ATGCCTTCCTATTTATTT TTATTGCATTTTGATCAAGATGGGAGTAGTGGATTGAGCCTTGCACTGCAG GAGGACAACACAAAAACTGAGAAGGTGACAGCTGCTGGCATGTATTTTCTTGGTTTCCTGGTTCACCAGTTAGATCAAACAGCCAACTTG CCAGCTGCTGCAAAGGATCCGGATGCTGCCAGCTTTAAAAAACTGGATATCCTTCAGCCATGTGAAATAACTGAACTGAAGGCAGGCACACATACATTTGCTGTTTATG gtgataattttttttttttaaaaagtgctAGCTGCACTATAGAATTTCTTTGTGCTGCACCTTTTAAAGAAGAGAAGGAGAATCTTAGAGCTGTGGAGGCTCATTCTGACGGAAAGATATTTGAGTTGTGCTTAATTGCTAGTCTGTTGAAAATCATTCACATGCTCCTTCAAGATAAAAATCATGAGTAA
- the LOC123196473 gene encoding chaperone protein dnaJ 16-like isoform X3, whose product MPSYLFLLHFDQDGSSGLSLALQEDNTKTEKVTAAGMYFLGFLVHQLDQTANLPAAAKDPDAASFKKLDILQPCEITELKAGTHTFAVYVLAAL is encoded by the exons ATGCCTTCCTATTTATTT TTATTGCATTTTGATCAAGATGGGAGTAGTGGATTGAGCCTTGCACTGCAG GAGGACAACACAAAAACTGAGAAGGTGACAGCTGCTGGCATGTATTTTCTTGGTTTCCTGGTTCACCAGTTAGATCAAACAGCCAACTTG CCAGCTGCTGCAAAGGATCCGGATGCTGCCAGCTTTAAAAAACTGGATATCCTTCAGCCATGTGAAATAACTGAACTGAAGGCAGGCACACATACATTTGCTGTTTATG tgctAGCTGCACTATAG